A window of the Lactuca sativa cultivar Salinas chromosome 7, Lsat_Salinas_v11, whole genome shotgun sequence genome harbors these coding sequences:
- the LOC111887672 gene encoding uncharacterized protein LOC111887672 — protein sequence MEGGGVVSSEKQSAEATAASSYTYWVREAKQDAAPLPVPRKLTSEDLSVGSKSSNHLGSAWNKAGTWEEKNLNKWATERIKELLLSVGSLEFTSGKAEIAEVSRCTGDAFLVTVRNKKRVGYTYEITLKVKGEWLIGEEKKTFKGNLDIAEFSFGELDDLQVEVKVNDEKDLVHQDKQRIREDMKMFLKPLREKLLEFEAELKER from the exons ATGGAGGGAGGTGGTGTGGTGTCATCGGAGAAGCAGAGTGCAGAAGCAACTGCGGCGTCGTCTTATACTTATTGGGTGAGAGAAGCTAAACAAGATGCTGCACCACTTCCTGTTCCTCGTAAGCTCACTTCTGAGGATCTTTCAGTTGGGTCTAAATCCTCTAATCATCTTGGTTCTGCCTGGAATAAG GCTGGAACATGGGAGGAGAAGAACTTAAACAAATGGGCAACTGAAAGAATCAAG GAGTTACTTCTGTCAGTTGGTTCTTTGGAGTTCACTTCTGGAAAGGCAGAAATTGCAGAAGTATCAAGATGCACAGGAGAT gCATTTTTGGTAACTGTAAGGAATAAGAAACGAGTTGGATACACGTATGAAATAACATTGAAGGTTAAAG GGGAATGGCTTATTGGAGAAGAGAAGAAAACATTTAAAGGCAATTTGGATATAGCAGAGTTTTCCTTTGGGGAACTTGATGATTTACAG GTTGAAGTAAAGGTAAATGACGAAAAGGACCTTGTTCATCAAGATAAACAACGAATTCGCGAGgatatgaagatgttcttgaagcCTCTCCGTGAGAAATTGCTTGAGTTTGAAGCCGAACTCAAGGAAAGGTAG